TATAAAACTTTTTGCTTTCTTAAAATCTTCCAGAACTGTTTTTCGTAATTCCTTGCTTCTGTTCCTCAAAAGATAACTCGGATGAAAAGTCGGAACAACTTTTATTCCTCCCAGCCAGTCAATGGGGGTGCCTCTCACTTTCGTTATGGAAACATTTTTTCCTTCAATAAAAAAAGACAGAGCAGTAGCACCCAGAGCAACTATCACATCGGGATTTATGATCTCAAGTTGAGCAAGCAAAAAATGTTTACACGCTAGTCTCTCCTCGGAAGTGGGAGTTCTATTGTTAGGGGGTCTACACTTCACTACATTGCAAATATAGACATCTTCCCGCCTGAACCCAGTTTCTTGGAGAAGCTCAGTGAGCAACATACCTGCTCTTCCAACAAAAGGCCTTCCCGTTTTGTCTTCCTCTTCTCCTGGTCCCTCTCCGACGAAGACGATTCGAGTATCCAAATTTCCTTCACCCACAACAACATTGGTCCTCGTGAGATACAGAGGACAAGCTGTACAATTTTCCACCCTTTTTGCTACTATCTCCATGAGTTCTTCTTTTGTGAACAAAACTTTCTCCTCCGAATTTCTGATAAAATATTATTGTGAGTTACTAAAGCCTTATTTAATTCTATCACTCATTGTGTGATTCAATCAAATATTTTAGAGGTGATTCTTGTGCCGTTTAGGTTTAGACTCCAAAAAATATACGAGGTTCGAATAAAAGAAGAAGAAACTTTAAAAAATGATCTTTCAAAGATCTCTGAAAAGATAGAAAATACTAGAAAGATTATACATCAACTTTCAGAAAAAAAGAAAAGCGTAGAACATAATTTTCTCCGCAAACGCCTCCTTACGAAAAACGATGTACTCGAAATGAGATCTCAAATAGTTTTCTACGAGAAAAAAATTGAAGACCTTAGAAGAGAATTGGATGAACTCATGAGAGATCGGGAGGAAATCAGAAAAAAACTTCTTGAAAAGATGAAAGAACGAAAGATTTTGGAAAAGTTGAAAGAACGAAAATACAGGGAATATTTAACAGAGGAGAATCTGAAAGAGAGAAAAAGAATGGATGAGATAGCTGAAAGAAAATTTTGGTGGAGTTAATCTTCTCTGAATCTGTATTGCAAAGCTTCTGCAAGATGCTTTAGTTCAATTTTTTCAGAGTTTTCCAGATCGGCAATTGTTCTCGATAACTTGAGAATCTTGTCTATTCTTCTTCCCGATAGTCCGTATCTGTCAACATACCTTTTCAGAAATTCTTCACTTTCTGCGTCAAGTTGAACGTACTTTCTCAACATCTTGTGCGTCATCTGCGAGTTGAAAGAGATGTCCGTCTCCTTGAAACGTTTTCTCTGAATGTTTCTAGCTTTTATAACACGCCCTCTGATACGAGAACTTTTCTCTCCTTCAGCTTTTTTCATCATCTCTTCAAAAGAAAGCTTTGGAACATTCACCACTACATCGATTCTGTCCAGCAACGGACCCGATATTTTCTTCTTGTATCGAAGGATGTCTCTAGGAGAACAAACACACGGCTGTTTCTCATCTCCTAGATTTCCACATGGACAAGGATTCATAGCACCCACTAACATGAACCGAGCAGGGTAAGTGACGGTGAATTTCGCTCGCGAGACGGTGACCCTGTGTTCTTCCAAAGGTTGCCTTAGTGCTTCGAGGACATCCCTTTTGAACTCTGGCAATTCGTCGAGGAACAGCACACCGTTGTGGGCTAAAGAGATCTCACCAGGTTTCGGAGAAGTTCCACCACCGATGATAGAAACTGTAGAAGCTGTGTGATGTGGGGAACGAAACGGGCGGTTTCGAATGATCCCTGGGTAACCAGCAGCACTGTACACTTTGCTTGTTTCGATGATTTCCTCTTCTGTCATTGGAGGAAAGATTGTGGGAATTCTTTTGGCTATCATGGTTTTTCCAGATCCAGGATTTCCTATCATCAAAATGTTGTGGAAACCAGCAACTGCTATCTCGACGGCTCTTTTCACCATTTCATGATTTCTGACGTCGGAAAAATCGATATTTTGTATGGGATCGATTGCTCTTATTCCAGAATATTCGATGTTCTTTAAAGAAATATCTCCTCTCAAAAATTCCACACATTCTCTGAGAGTTCTCACGGCGTACACGTGCAATCCTTTTACACATTTGGCTTCTTCTTCGTTATCTTTAGGTATTATCACCATTCCGTTGAAATGTTCAGAAAGGGAAAGAAGAACCGGCAGTATACCACTGACGCGTTTCACTTCACCACTCAACGAAAGTTCTCCAACAGCGAGAGTGTCTTCGTTCACCTTTACGATCCCGGTTGAGGCAAGTATACACAGTGCTATCGGTAAATCGAGCATGGAGCCTTCTTTTCTCACATCTCCAGGAGCTAGATTAACGACGAATTTCCCGTGTGGCAAAGAAAATCCGCTGTTCAATATAGCACTCTTCACCCGTTTTCTGCTTTCTTTCACCGCGGTGTCTCCGAGCCCTACTACATCTATATCGTTGAAAACACTTCTATTGTCGAAATCTACTTCTACATCTATCTTCATCGCTTCTATTCCCTGAATGGTGGCCGATGATAGCTTACTGTAGTTCATTCGTTTGCCTCCTTAGGATCGTATTCTTTCTTCATCTTTTCCAAAATCTCAAGAAATAGACTGTAGCCGTTGTCTATCTTCACTCTCACCAATTCTTTGGAGTAACGTTTCTTGAGTTCGACCACACCGTCTTTGAGAGACTTTCCCACGT
The Thermotoga sp. KOL6 genome window above contains:
- the tmung gene encoding type-4 uracil-DNA glycosylase; the protein is MFTKEELMEIVAKRVENCTACPLYLTRTNVVVGEGNLDTRIVFVGEGPGEEEDKTGRPFVGRAGMLLTELLQETGFRREDVYICNVVKCRPPNNRTPTSEERLACKHFLLAQLEIINPDVIVALGATALSFFIEGKNVSITKVRGTPIDWLGGIKVVPTFHPSYLLRNRSKELRKTVLEDFKKAKSFIKEV
- a CDS encoding YifB family Mg chelatase-like AAA ATPase codes for the protein MNYSKLSSATIQGIEAMKIDVEVDFDNRSVFNDIDVVGLGDTAVKESRKRVKSAILNSGFSLPHGKFVVNLAPGDVRKEGSMLDLPIALCILASTGIVKVNEDTLAVGELSLSGEVKRVSGILPVLLSLSEHFNGMVIIPKDNEEEAKCVKGLHVYAVRTLRECVEFLRGDISLKNIEYSGIRAIDPIQNIDFSDVRNHEMVKRAVEIAVAGFHNILMIGNPGSGKTMIAKRIPTIFPPMTEEEIIETSKVYSAAGYPGIIRNRPFRSPHHTASTVSIIGGGTSPKPGEISLAHNGVLFLDELPEFKRDVLEALRQPLEEHRVTVSRAKFTVTYPARFMLVGAMNPCPCGNLGDEKQPCVCSPRDILRYKKKISGPLLDRIDVVVNVPKLSFEEMMKKAEGEKSSRIRGRVIKARNIQRKRFKETDISFNSQMTHKMLRKYVQLDAESEEFLKRYVDRYGLSGRRIDKILKLSRTIADLENSEKIELKHLAEALQYRFRED
- the fliJ gene encoding flagellar export protein FliJ, with translation MPFRFRLQKIYEVRIKEEETLKNDLSKISEKIENTRKIIHQLSEKKKSVEHNFLRKRLLTKNDVLEMRSQIVFYEKKIEDLRRELDELMRDREEIRKKLLEKMKERKILEKLKERKYREYLTEENLKERKRMDEIAERKFWWS